One Nonomuraea angiospora DNA segment encodes these proteins:
- a CDS encoding protein-tyrosine phosphatase family protein, which yields MTSTWEPTAAGVLRLPSGRLVRGRGLRHPLPEGPLPTFALYLLGRRPPAVDWEHRWVRWPDFWLPSDRGAAAEAFRQAWARAESERVEVACGGGRGRTGTALACLAVLDGVPGDRAVAYVREHYDSHAVETPWQRRFVALFDRS from the coding sequence ATGACATCGACCTGGGAGCCCACGGCGGCGGGAGTGCTGCGGCTGCCCTCGGGCCGGCTCGTGCGCGGCCGGGGGCTGCGGCATCCGCTCCCCGAGGGGCCGCTGCCCACGTTCGCCCTCTACCTGCTGGGCCGCCGGCCCCCGGCCGTCGACTGGGAGCACCGGTGGGTGCGCTGGCCCGACTTCTGGCTGCCCTCCGACCGGGGCGCGGCCGCCGAGGCGTTCCGCCAGGCGTGGGCCCGCGCAGAGTCCGAGCGCGTCGAGGTCGCCTGCGGCGGCGGCCGGGGCCGCACCGGCACGGCCCTGGCCTGCCTGGCCGTGCTCGACGGGGTGCCCGGCGACCGGGCCGTCGCCTACGTGCGCGAGCACTACGACTCGCACGCCGTCGAGACGCCCTGGCAACGCCGCTTCGTCGCCCTATTCGACCGTTCTTAG
- a CDS encoding ArsR/SmtB family transcription factor: MTVPGPTGDDLVEIFAALANPLRLRIMAVLADGRDYVSHLAREIGVSRPLLHMHLQRLEAAGLIVGTLELSDDGKAMKYYEVTDFSLHLTASALAEAARTLTRPDPGKGPGPKEHS, translated from the coding sequence ATGACGGTGCCGGGGCCGACGGGTGACGACCTGGTCGAGATCTTCGCGGCGCTGGCCAACCCGCTGCGGCTGCGCATCATGGCGGTGCTGGCGGACGGGCGCGACTACGTCAGTCACCTGGCCCGCGAGATCGGGGTGAGCCGCCCGCTCCTCCACATGCACCTGCAACGGCTCGAGGCGGCCGGGCTGATCGTCGGCACCCTGGAGCTGTCCGACGACGGCAAGGCCATGAAGTACTACGAAGTCACGGACTTCAGCCTGCACCTGACCGCGTCGGCGCTGGCCGAGGCGGCCAGGACACTCACCAGGCCGGACCCGGGGAAGGGTCCTGGACCCAAGGAGCACTCCTGA
- a CDS encoding alpha/beta fold hydrolase — translation MHRVTAKDGTSIAFDRLGVGPAIVLVGGAAVDRSANARLAHELAERFTVYNYDRRGRGGSEDTLPYEVDREIEDIAALIAEAGGAAHLFGMSSGGALALEAAAAGLPIARLAVYEVPYDLAPDGPRRSREYADRLRALLAEGRRGEAFALFMVTAGATEEMVKQARESPMWPSLEAIAPTLAYDAACLGDGRPPADRLSGIACPTLVATGGAGADSFVGGGGDFFARAADAIAELVPGAVRETIEGQAHLVDPKALAPVLTRFLGQ, via the coding sequence ATGCACCGCGTCACGGCGAAAGACGGCACGTCCATCGCGTTCGACCGGCTGGGCGTCGGCCCCGCGATCGTCCTGGTCGGTGGCGCCGCGGTCGACCGCTCGGCCAACGCGCGGCTCGCGCACGAGCTGGCGGAGCGGTTCACCGTCTACAACTACGACCGGCGCGGCCGGGGCGGCAGCGAGGACACCCTCCCTTACGAGGTCGACCGTGAGATCGAGGACATCGCCGCGCTCATCGCCGAGGCGGGCGGGGCGGCGCACCTGTTCGGGATGTCGTCGGGCGGCGCGCTCGCGCTCGAAGCCGCCGCCGCGGGGCTGCCGATCGCGAGACTGGCCGTGTACGAGGTGCCCTACGACCTGGCGCCGGACGGGCCGCGGCGCTCGCGGGAGTACGCCGACCGGCTCCGTGCGCTGCTGGCCGAGGGCCGCCGCGGCGAGGCGTTCGCGCTGTTCATGGTGACGGCGGGCGCCACCGAGGAGATGGTGAAGCAGGCCCGCGAGTCGCCGATGTGGCCGAGCCTGGAGGCCATCGCGCCCACGCTCGCCTACGACGCCGCCTGCCTGGGCGACGGCCGCCCGCCCGCCGACCGCCTGTCCGGCATCGCCTGCCCCACGCTGGTGGCCACGGGCGGGGCCGGCGCCGACTCCTTCGTGGGCGGGGGCGGCGACTTCTTCGCCCGGGCCGCCGACGCGATCGCGGAGCTCGTTCCGGGCGCCGTTCGCGAGACCATCGAGGGCCAGGCGCACCTGGTGGACCCCAAGGCGCTGGCCCCGGTGCTCACCCGCTTCCTCGGACAGTAG
- a CDS encoding sensor histidine kinase, which produces MLNRTALEALTQRPLPFLGSAWPWRCAAYLLAAAVPGAAVGAAVFATIPLGVVAAPVVLVLCLPLVAWFERRRLRLVDGVPLPEVAGGRGREAGLAVVTVLALWWIDLVMLGFTVGGPVVLMLSPVVQPEAEPGVAAAGSVAGVLLLPVAAYTITAWGGARGAMVRAMLAPQGSELNEVLRSRARLVDAFETERRRIERDLHDGAQQRLVSLSMALGLARLDLPDDSPAGRMVGQAHEEAKRALAELRELIRGVHSQVLTERGLGAAVRDVAGRSPVPVDVDVELAGRLPAPVEVTAYYVVSEALANLAKHSRATRAAVTGRVEGGTLVVEVRDDGVGGADPAKGTGLTGLADRLAVVDGRLSLSSPIGGPTLMRAEIPCA; this is translated from the coding sequence GTGCTCAACCGGACCGCGCTTGAGGCGCTCACGCAGCGGCCGCTGCCGTTCCTGGGCTCCGCGTGGCCCTGGCGGTGCGCGGCGTACCTGCTGGCCGCCGCCGTCCCGGGTGCGGCCGTCGGGGCCGCGGTGTTCGCCACGATCCCGCTCGGCGTGGTCGCGGCCCCGGTCGTGCTGGTGCTGTGCCTGCCGCTCGTCGCCTGGTTCGAGCGGCGCAGGCTGCGGCTGGTGGACGGCGTGCCGCTGCCCGAGGTGGCCGGTGGGCGCGGGCGGGAGGCCGGATTGGCCGTCGTCACGGTGCTCGCGCTGTGGTGGATCGATCTGGTCATGCTGGGGTTCACGGTGGGCGGGCCGGTGGTCCTGATGCTCTCGCCGGTCGTGCAGCCCGAGGCGGAGCCCGGGGTCGCCGCCGCGGGCTCCGTGGCGGGCGTGCTGCTGCTGCCCGTCGCCGCGTACACGATCACCGCCTGGGGCGGGGCCCGGGGGGCGATGGTACGCGCGATGCTCGCGCCGCAGGGCTCCGAGCTGAACGAGGTGCTGCGGTCACGGGCGCGGCTGGTGGACGCGTTCGAGACGGAGCGCCGCAGGATCGAGCGGGACCTGCACGACGGCGCGCAGCAGCGGCTGGTCTCCCTGTCGATGGCGCTCGGCCTGGCCCGGCTGGACCTGCCGGACGACTCGCCCGCGGGCCGGATGGTCGGCCAGGCCCACGAGGAGGCCAAGCGGGCGCTCGCCGAGCTGCGCGAGCTGATCAGGGGCGTGCACTCGCAGGTGCTCACCGAGCGCGGGCTGGGCGCGGCGGTACGCGACGTGGCCGGGCGCTCCCCCGTGCCGGTGGACGTGGACGTGGAGCTGGCCGGCCGGCTGCCCGCGCCCGTGGAGGTGACCGCGTACTACGTGGTCAGCGAGGCCCTCGCGAACCTGGCCAAGCACAGCCGGGCCACCCGCGCCGCCGTCACCGGGCGGGTCGAGGGCGGCACGCTGGTCGTGGAGGTGCGCGACGACGGCGTGGGCGGGGCCGACCCGGCCAAGGGCACGGGGCTGACCGGGCTGGCCGACCGGCTGGCCGTGGTGGACGGGAGGCTGTCCCTGTCCAGCCCGATCGGCGGTCCGACCCTGATGAGAGCGGAGATCCCGTGCGCGTAG
- a CDS encoding response regulator — MRVVIAEDAVLLREGLVGLLERFGHTVAAAVGDAPALLAAVAEHRPDAVVTDVRMPPGFADEGLRAALELRERHPDLAVLVLSQYVEQTYAAELLEPGNGAGIGYLLKDRIGDVREFVDALDRVAAGGTVVDPEVVRQLLRRRRDPLARLTPREQEVLGLIAEGRTNASIAKELFVTEAAVAKHIANIFAKLDLPPAADGHRRVLAVLEYLK, encoded by the coding sequence GTGCGCGTAGTGATCGCGGAGGACGCCGTCCTGCTGCGGGAGGGCCTGGTCGGGCTGCTCGAACGCTTCGGCCACACCGTGGCCGCCGCGGTCGGCGACGCGCCCGCCCTGCTCGCCGCCGTCGCCGAGCACCGCCCCGACGCCGTGGTGACCGACGTGCGCATGCCGCCCGGCTTCGCCGACGAGGGGCTGCGGGCGGCCCTGGAGCTGCGCGAGCGGCATCCGGACCTGGCCGTCCTGGTGCTCAGCCAGTACGTCGAGCAGACCTACGCGGCCGAGCTGCTGGAGCCGGGCAATGGCGCCGGGATCGGCTACCTGCTGAAGGACCGCATCGGCGACGTACGCGAGTTCGTCGACGCGCTCGACCGGGTGGCCGCCGGCGGCACGGTCGTGGACCCGGAGGTGGTCCGCCAGCTGCTCAGGCGGCGCCGCGACCCGCTGGCCCGGCTCACCCCGCGCGAGCAGGAGGTCCTCGGCCTGATCGCCGAGGGACGGACGAACGCGTCGATCGCCAAGGAGCTGTTCGTCACCGAGGCGGCCGTGGCCAAGCACATCGCGAACATCTTCGCCAAGCTCGACCTCCCGCCCGCCGCGGATGGGCACAGAAGGGTGCTGGCGGTGCTCGAATACCTCAAATGA
- a CDS encoding MBL fold metallo-hydrolase, with translation MNEQWQEVGDRVYVRRHKSYDMNVGLVVGDGHCLVLDTRSSHREAADLVEAVRTITAGPWTVVNSHSHFDHYFGNAIFRPAEIWGHVRCAEEIEQYGEQQRAVMIKGNPERREEFEEITIVPPDHTFTSAASLDIGGRIVHLQHFGLGHSSNDVVLHVPDAGVVFAGDLVEEGAPPAFSDSYPLDWPLTMTAMLDELPEQVIVPGHGAVVDRAFAQAQQAELALVAELARQAHVEGLRDLIKLFPYPEDVTRQAIERAFLQLDV, from the coding sequence ATGAATGAGCAGTGGCAGGAGGTCGGCGACCGGGTCTATGTCCGGCGCCACAAGTCGTACGACATGAACGTGGGTCTGGTCGTGGGCGACGGGCACTGCCTGGTCCTCGACACGCGTAGCTCACACAGGGAGGCCGCCGACCTGGTCGAGGCGGTCAGGACCATCACCGCCGGCCCGTGGACGGTCGTCAACAGCCACTCCCACTTCGACCACTACTTCGGCAACGCGATCTTCCGCCCCGCCGAGATCTGGGGCCACGTCAGGTGCGCCGAGGAGATCGAGCAGTACGGCGAGCAGCAGCGCGCCGTAATGATCAAGGGGAACCCCGAGCGGCGTGAGGAGTTCGAGGAGATCACGATCGTGCCGCCGGACCACACGTTCACGAGCGCGGCCAGCCTCGACATCGGCGGGCGGATCGTGCATCTGCAGCATTTCGGGCTCGGGCACAGCAGCAACGACGTGGTCCTGCACGTGCCGGACGCGGGCGTGGTGTTCGCGGGCGACCTGGTGGAGGAGGGGGCGCCGCCGGCGTTCAGCGACTCGTACCCGCTCGACTGGCCGCTCACCATGACGGCGATGCTGGACGAGCTGCCCGAGCAGGTGATCGTGCCGGGGCACGGCGCGGTCGTGGACCGGGCGTTCGCGCAGGCGCAGCAGGCCGAGCTGGCCCTCGTGGCCGAGCTGGCCAGGCAGGCCCACGTGGAGGGCCTGCGCGACCTGATCAAGCTCTTCCCCTATCCGGAGGACGTGACCAGGCAAGCGATCGAGAGGGCCTTCCTGCAGCTGGATGTCTGA
- a CDS encoding PadR family transcriptional regulator: MAQRHSLVGLTVLALLTVRPSHPYELHRFILDTHKDYITGLPRSLYHAVERLAKDELIVPSKTDREGRRPERTVYEITAEGRQELVTRLRQLLEKPDPDRRAFVAAVSLMGCLPLPEAQRALRGRAATIEGVLAGMEAHLRAMADSGLPAILMLEVECEQALYTAELGWIRGLLDRLDKGELDWETTVEM; this comes from the coding sequence ATGGCGCAACGCCACAGCTTGGTCGGCCTGACCGTGCTGGCCCTGCTCACCGTGCGCCCGAGCCACCCGTACGAGCTGCACCGGTTCATCCTCGACACGCACAAGGACTACATCACCGGCCTGCCGCGCAGCCTCTACCACGCGGTGGAGCGGCTGGCCAAGGACGAGCTGATCGTCCCCTCGAAGACCGACCGCGAGGGCCGCAGGCCGGAGCGCACGGTCTACGAGATCACCGCCGAGGGCCGTCAGGAGCTGGTCACCCGGCTGCGGCAGCTTCTGGAGAAACCCGATCCCGACCGGCGGGCCTTCGTCGCGGCCGTCTCGCTCATGGGCTGCCTGCCGCTGCCCGAGGCGCAGCGGGCGCTGCGGGGACGCGCGGCCACGATCGAGGGCGTCCTCGCCGGGATGGAGGCCCACCTGCGAGCCATGGCCGACAGCGGCCTGCCCGCGATCCTCATGCTGGAGGTGGAGTGCGAGCAGGCGCTCTACACCGCCGAGCTCGGCTGGATCAGGGGGCTGCTCGACCGGCTCGACAAGGGAGAGCTCGACTGGGAGACCACGGTCGAGATGTGA
- a CDS encoding SgcJ/EcaC family oxidoreductase codes for MSAEIIRLLARIPETWNSGDAEGYAGLFTEDADYITFFGQHLEGRQAIEEAHRELFKLDIKLGGSGGAPLVKPLSDDVALVIVGGGSSVNGEPDPSRQSVITLTALRTPEGWRFVSFQNTRVSTP; via the coding sequence ATGTCCGCAGAGATCATTCGATTGCTCGCGCGGATCCCGGAGACCTGGAACTCCGGGGACGCCGAGGGTTACGCCGGACTCTTCACCGAGGACGCCGACTACATCACGTTCTTCGGACAGCACCTGGAGGGCCGCCAGGCCATCGAGGAGGCCCACCGGGAGCTGTTCAAGCTCGACATCAAGCTCGGCGGGAGCGGCGGCGCGCCGCTGGTCAAGCCGCTCAGCGACGACGTCGCGCTGGTGATCGTGGGCGGCGGTTCGTCCGTGAACGGCGAGCCCGACCCGAGCCGCCAGTCCGTCATCACGCTGACCGCCCTCCGCACGCCCGAGGGCTGGCGCTTCGTCTCCTTCCAGAACACGAGGGTGAGCACGCCGTGA
- a CDS encoding GNAT family N-acetyltransferase, whose product MEWGPLTGDDAEALAELWAAMEAEDRTGEIQDVDDAADQVSSHLVDLDAGTLAARDGDRIVAFGYLPVRQTADDLHMMRLSGGVHPAYRGQGLGRRIIDWSVRTAPGVSERAHPGVPLELHVDVLDARSGLAALVEGAGFTAVRWFARMERSLSGGLPAVRPPEGVSIAAWSPEFDEGARQVRNESFRDHWGSVRHTSESWRAMMTGTRNFRPESSFVALADGRPVGVLITHFFEAAAARRGERQAWIQIIGTLREWRGKGVASTLIGHALATFGDQGYESAGLGVDADNPTGAVSVYARAGFEITRRSTTYALPIKPA is encoded by the coding sequence ATGGAATGGGGACCGCTGACCGGGGACGACGCCGAGGCTCTGGCCGAGCTCTGGGCCGCCATGGAGGCCGAGGACAGGACCGGCGAGATCCAGGACGTCGACGACGCGGCGGATCAGGTCTCCAGCCACCTCGTCGATCTGGACGCGGGCACGCTCGCGGCCAGGGACGGCGACCGGATCGTGGCCTTCGGCTACCTCCCCGTCAGGCAGACCGCCGACGACCTGCACATGATGCGCCTGTCGGGCGGCGTGCACCCCGCCTACCGCGGGCAGGGGCTCGGCAGGCGCATCATCGACTGGAGCGTCCGGACGGCGCCGGGAGTGAGCGAGCGGGCTCACCCCGGCGTCCCTCTGGAGCTCCACGTCGACGTCCTCGACGCCCGGTCCGGCCTCGCCGCGCTGGTGGAGGGTGCCGGGTTCACGGCCGTACGGTGGTTCGCCCGCATGGAGCGGAGCCTGTCGGGCGGCCTGCCCGCGGTGCGGCCGCCGGAGGGCGTCTCCATCGCCGCCTGGTCGCCCGAGTTCGACGAGGGCGCCCGCCAGGTGCGCAACGAGTCGTTCCGCGACCATTGGGGCAGCGTGCGGCACACGTCCGAGAGCTGGCGGGCCATGATGACCGGCACCAGGAACTTCCGCCCCGAGTCGTCATTCGTGGCCCTGGCCGACGGTCGCCCGGTCGGGGTGCTGATCACGCACTTCTTCGAGGCCGCCGCCGCCCGGCGCGGCGAGCGCCAGGCGTGGATCCAGATCATCGGCACGCTGCGGGAGTGGCGCGGCAAGGGCGTGGCGAGCACGCTGATCGGACACGCCCTTGCCACGTTCGGGGATCAGGGCTACGAGAGCGCCGGGCTCGGGGTGGACGCCGACAACCCCACGGGGGCCGTGAGCGTGTACGCCCGCGCCGGCTTCGAGATCACCAGGCGCAGCACCACCTACGCCTTGCCGATCAAGCCAGCCTGA
- a CDS encoding Rieske (2Fe-2S) protein, translating into MLTRRALITRGSAAGAGVVFLWPRPAEAEAEAAKPVLATTKSIPVGGGKIVQGKYVITQPRKGVYKCFSAKCTHQGCTVASVSRGTINCPCHGSKFSASTGAVVNGPAKKPLADKKIKVSKGKIRLA; encoded by the coding sequence ATGCTCACACGCCGCGCATTGATCACCAGAGGCAGCGCCGCGGGCGCAGGAGTCGTGTTCCTGTGGCCGCGCCCGGCAGAGGCGGAAGCGGAGGCGGCCAAGCCCGTCCTCGCCACCACCAAGAGCATCCCGGTTGGGGGCGGGAAGATCGTCCAGGGCAAGTACGTGATCACCCAGCCGAGGAAGGGCGTCTACAAGTGCTTCAGCGCCAAGTGCACCCACCAGGGCTGCACGGTGGCGAGCGTCAGCCGCGGCACGATCAACTGCCCGTGTCACGGCAGCAAGTTCAGCGCCTCGACGGGCGCGGTGGTGAACGGCCCCGCCAAGAAGCCGCTCGCCGACAAGAAGATCAAGGTGTCGAAGGGGAAGATCAGGCTGGCTTGA